From Zea mays cultivar B73 chromosome 3, Zm-B73-REFERENCE-NAM-5.0, whole genome shotgun sequence:
TGCATCTAAAATTGTTCCCTATTGTTATTGTAGGTATGTCAACAATCAAGGAAAGGTTGTGGAACGATTTCTTGCACTACAACATGTCATTGATACCACATCCGAGTCACTAAAGGTATCTTTGCTTGCTCTTCTTGACAAATACAACTTATCAATTTCGAAGATAAGAGGGCAAGGATATGATGGTGCATCAAATATGAGAGGTGAATTTAATGTCTTGCAAAGGAAAATCTTAGAGGAAAATCCATATGCTACATATGTTCATTGCTTTGCCCATCAATTGCAATTAGTGGTTGTCTCAGTTGCTAGTTGTTGCTCTTCTATTCGAGATTTCTTTGATTATGTCTCTTTAATTGTGACCACTGCAAGTACATCTTGTAAGAGAAGAGAAGCTTTGGTAGAACATCATCATGAAAGACTTTTGTTGCTACTTGATAGTGGTGAGGTAAGTACAGGAAGGGGGCAACTACAGGAAACCAACCTTACTAGGCCTGGTGATACTAGGTGGGGTTCACATCAAAAAACTTTGTTACGTATAGAGCTAATGTGGGACTCTGTTATAGAAGTGCTTGGGATTGTTGAAAGGGATGGACGCATATCATCTGCAGCTGGGGGGTTGATTGAAAAAATGGAGAATTTTAAGTTTGTCTTCATTTTAAAGCTTATGGGTAACTTGTTTTCTATCACAAATGATCTTTCACAAGTCTTGCAAAGGAAGGATATAAATATTATCCATGCCATTGATTTAGTTGATGATGTGAAATATCAATTGATTGCCTTGAGGGATCATGGTTGGGAAGACTTTCTTGATGAGGTCAAAAAGTTTTGTGAAGCAAAATGTGTTCCGGTGCCAAATATGGATGATGAGATACCATGTAGAAGCCGCTCAAGGCGTGAAAGGATTATGATCACAAATCTTCATCACTACCGTGTTGAGCTTTTTTATGTCACAATTGATCAAATCATTGTTGATATGAATCATCGGTTTAATGAAGCAACTACAGAGATCTTAACATGCTTTTCATGTCTTGATCCAAAGAACAATTTCCCCAAGTTTGACACCAATAAGCTCTTCCGGCTTGCTGAAATTTATGATGCGGATTTCTCTAATAGTGATCGTGCTTTAATAAGGGGCCAACTTGAGACTTATATACTACAAGTTAGAAGGCATGCTGCTTTTGCATCTTGTAAAGATGTAGCAAGTTTGGCTATGAAGATGGTTGAAACGGGGAAGCACTTGGTTTTTCCATTGGTATACAAATTAATTGAGTTGGTTTTGATATTGCCCGTGTCAACGGCATCTGTTGAAAGATCTTTCTCAGCCATGAAAATCATTAAGTCCAAATTACGCAATAAGATTGGAGATGAGTGGTTCAATCATTTGATGGTGTGCTATACGGAGCGTGAGATATTCAAGGGTCTTAATGATGATACAATCATGCGAAGGTTCCAAAACATTAAGACAAGAAAAATGAATTTACCTCGTCATAGAAATTAGTGGTATGTTTTGGACTTTTGGTTTTAGATTTCATTAGATAAAAACAAATGTATCATTGTAACTCCATACAATATTTAATGTGTATAAATTTCTATGTTGCAGGATCTCGTGTGGCCTTTTCCATTATTATTTTGGAGTATAAGCTATTATCATGCCATCTATATTACTCTAGTAAGTTTTTCTTATTTTGTTCCTTTGTTTTTTTTCTAAATGTGGACATTTACAATATTCTCTGTATGCTTGAAAAGAAATGGCTTAAAACAATTGAACTTGTACATGTCTTTTGATATTAAATTATCTATAGACTATAGTTATTAGCACTTAATAATTTCGCCTAGGCTGTCAGTAATTCCTGGGTCCGCCACTGGCTAGGAGCGCCCGGTGATCGCCGGAGATACCGCCACGGTAGAAGCCACCTAGCGCTTGCGCTAGTGCCTTCTTCTTCCTCTAGCCGCCGCGCGTCTCGCCCGATTCACCAGCCACCGCCGTTgagccctataaattgaagcctccACCAGCCCCACAAGGTCATCAGCTACCCAGTCTCCGAGAATCGTTAGCAATCGTTCGCCAGAGCTCgcgaattttgaattcgccccaaATCAGTTCTCTGCCACCCCGAAAtccacctcaccgcggccagccccatTCCGGTCAGTTCATCCTCCCCTCTCCCTCGTTTAAGCTTTCTCATATGTCTACGATGCTTGCCGACCCACGCAATTGCGCTAGGAgccctctggtcgccgggaacacgactgTCTAGCCGCACTGctcacggtcaccgtggccagagcaaacCTATTGGTCATTAGTGAAATTAGGTTGGGGGAAAGGTTTGGGATGGGTCCAATTCCGTGTTTGTTGCTCGGGAACCCTAGTCATTGCCCCAGTCGGCCGGTACAGTTGCTCACCGGAGCGCGGCCGCGTTCACCGTCGTCGTGGACTTCACCCCGCGAAGGAATAGAAATCGAAGGACCTCTGTGCAAATCGTTAGTGACTCAGAAAAACAGTAACCGAACTCGTTCCCAGTTAGCCAAAAACCCGAGGCCCTTTTCGCAAAACTGCcatcgcgcgcgcgggcgcgggcgcgctttccctctggtgttgggccgcctgggctaaaaccagcccaacactattcaatctttttccttttctttttcagtagaactttagaaatccatagaaaattatagaaaattcataaaattgtcaaactaattttcctaggcttcttattttccatagaatttaataaaaatagttgcctgatttttagataaaataaggaattttggagtatttaaagtagcttaaaacattagttctggatttttagaaaataaatggtaatcccaaaattgctcaaactttttatataagctctacacattatttagaagccttgggtagagtttgggttgatttggaccttgtttgatacttagaacccaaaaccccctgccctttgaactcctttactgactccggaaaccctaagttctcggagttccgtgaaggaaagttgtattcaagaattagataataaattcttattatctttgcactctcatgagcattacatggcattcattcttatatatacctatatggttatatttagaaaacgaagaagagatcgaagtgaccgaagagaagacaccaccaccttcggaatctcaggccggaaattgtttctacttcgatatttgcgggtccgagcctgactcacctatcaacgaaggcaagccccagtgcattttctaccttccttgatgttttaaaatctttctcacttgcttgatgcattaggtgataggagttgattgataaaacaattcctgcattaccttcctttaatttgattaccttccttgatcacccgttttacaaaatatttttgatgcttagccttgctttagaaaaacaaaaatgttttgttttacaaaagatgatgtggcaaaagtgggtgggatgttttcaaaaataaaacttgatggtggatccatcacggctgtgatgggttcaacatcggataagatgtacctctgctaggtaccaaactttgggtttgaaatgattaagctgagaccgggcgagtgacttgcacgagaaaggagtctcggtgtagtgtctccgtttgagtcgattaaggaccgtctcgatgtaggcctgctgaccggggaccctttaactggtcacatgcctcgtcatgggtaagccttgcctcaggcagactaaggccagaataagataacacgaaatgggcatggagcggtggtgggagtagcgtgtaccctccgtagcaagaggctggacggtggtgtatctgtgctctcggtttgcgtgaacctgatctggtcttaagaaccccagtggcgggttgacatatgcaagggttaagtgctacatatgtcgtgtgattggagatcctcagctgagtataatcgattcgaatcgccgtaccttcgcggttatgaagacttggtcactgacttatacgtagcaatccactaaagatgatggtttgttaagaaattggctagtgcaggtcaagtgattgaactagggtagaaagaactctagttgcaggtaattttacttcacttgacaaataaaactggatttttaaggatccactttagtaagcatttctgcaaaacagagtctttgattattgagaagccttaccttgactcccttaaccagcatacccttgagagtcttttctttagtcgggtaagacttgctgagtaattccatactcagggtttattcccccgttgtttttaggtgaggaagcgacaaatttttgttgcttttgctccaaggtggttcccaatgaagaaaaacaagagtgaagctacGGGAGGACAGGATCCTCCATTAGAACTTTTATAAAAACTAtcaggaggagtttttgcctcccttggtattgtaataatactactcagcactcgttttataactctggtatgtaataagtaacttgatcttactttctaaataaatgtaagtttatgtaatcgcttccgcatttctatatctccgatgttctgtaatgtctgcaagacgggtgaaacgttcctggaaaggtaagaaagaagataccgaacttgtcgagtgattcaggaacatctacagggttgtctgatgtctgttggacaaggacaactgtaggtgggcctaattacttgggaggttccgtcacatcggctatccgagccaacactccaccgacctcgctcggtgtgttcatggctcgagcGAAGTTGGGGTTCAGATTTCGTCcgaggagagggttctctcgacgctgtctcgcctcctgctcggcctgctcttgagcttgccgacgatcacgtcaGCGGGAATTCCTCCTCTCCCTGAAGACTTGTTCAtctggagtttctcccacctccaAGATCTCATCTCGCGACACAGGCTGCGTCGGGTCTCGTTCTCCGGATTCATGATGTCGCCGGGCGTTacagcgtcggttccttcgtcgacgAGCTTCCCACTGAGGTGGTTCTTCCCCAGGCAtggttggttcatcgtcggagatgggggacgATTCCATTCTCCCCCCGATAAAGAGGATGTCAGGGTAGAACGGAGTTGTCGTGACAACAAGCTTCTTTctattctcctttgagggcggaggcaccAGAAGGGCAGCTTGATGGGTCtttgtttctttttttccttgtaatccgtgtccatccttctgtggatgaggtggacaacgAGGTTCTTCGGGTGAATGAATTTTCCGCTCCTGTCTAGAGGTTGCGCTATTTCCTGCTTCGTTCTGGCTTTCCCGGAGATTATCGAGGAAGGTTTTCTCTCCTGCAGATCCgctatgcgatgtagagttccttcttcgtctgccacggatgagatggtcccgaagcagaacacggatccagggcggagagcaatcttgtgctggaaagtgacggccattgagctagcttggatcagtgacacaccccctacctggcgcgccagctgtcgatgttttgggtccgaccgcgcagccGGGGTTGCccttcgaggtgctttttggagtaggatgaTGTTACCGactatagctcgatggttcgtgctagatgcatgagagacagtggacaattttatacaggttcgggccgcttagagaagcGTAaccccctacttcctggtgtggatcttttatgtggtgggttacaagggagttctctagtatgagGGATACTAGGGAGCTGAGTAGACGACTAATGAGTGAGTtgtttgatggggtgccccctaggccttatatactcgaccgtggggcgttacatgcgaatatgataacaacgtgcgcctaagtaatagtgaaccgactgagcttatcttcctataattctgccgacaTCATCATTCAGTTTCGACGCCTGAGGGCACAGCGCGGGAGGATCGGATCACTGCTGTGGATAATGCTTAAATCCATTGGGCCAcctgggctcgagttgatccaatcttgcgtcTATCCACTCTGCCAgacattcctccccaggcccacgaagggatgaccttgcgaaacaatgggcccaaggcctttcgcgaggtcttctagccttctagtggacccgagggatatctgtcccccacatcgctcgactaatatttattactttaatattccaattagattaaatgtgtagtgttccactcgagctttataataaatattgataggcaaatattaacttaactactttctatttatttaatatttgtttagtataaacatgtcatctatttagtttttctcgccactcgcgcgtgttgttccgcacgtggtggcgtGCTGGTTCGCGTGTCGTTCACGCTGGTCGCGCGCACTGTTTCGTGTGTCATTAGCATgttatgtcgcgcgtgtccgcttGTCATTTGCATGGTGTCGTGCTGTTTCATGCGTcgtaaattcgtctcgcttagaatctctcgttttaattaaattacttaattaactgacatttgttagtatagcagattaatcgaactaaacgatgtataatatttatatttgataatgtcgaactaaaagttatagttaatacttgtttagcgttaacgcgctaacttctcaaccgtagcttcgagttcgacatttctttccctcgcgtgaccgtagaatCGAGCTCTATTTTATGTTGCATGTTTTTATAGCATTTTATCttctatggtgtaatgttcttatgcatatatatgtttgtttgtttgtccCTGTTTGTATTTGCTATGCGTCGCGAATAAATCACGATtcctttccgagcttcgaggaatcgacaggCTTCGACGGCCAAGTGAACAAGCTCCCCGAGttctataaggttgaagaccctgagcatctgttttggtgaaggcaagtgtcctctgacccattatgtcctacatactccataattcactatctcgcattacattactgaaacttaaggagtaactagtctgtatttacattatccttgtttacctttttgggttaatcatggttagcttatgctattgctttaacttaatcaataaacatgatgagattatttatgatacgatgatgttatctcgataataatattgtgatactctagggggctcaggctatttttcctgagtacctctccatatggacctgttcgtggagtgaccactcgGGATAACTGTGCAAccttgagggtggaatgggacacccttagctgattaattagatgaacctggggtgtagttggctttgcctgagggctgtcaatgggggctggggcatggtgctcgctctgccaaggggggtgcagaggttcatttgatttggttttgttagtcacccaccttggggaggtgtactgcatttgtacgactgacgaaacctaatgagcagctatgcaccagtgagtctttgtaaaggctacgtagtggtaccctggcaggccacctaggtagtggtcaatggagagtagctctctccggacagaaagggaatcacgactcatgggtaaattgtgcgacctctgcagagggaatgaatttgatatatcagccatgctcacggttaagagcgaccttgggatcctctttgattagagatacagatggttcgagatacagatGGTCTGAGAtaaaatggttctatttatggttttggttcaaTGATGCTAAtgatgtttcctcgatgaggaaatggttcatgggttggttataggataaaacttggctctcactaataataaatacctgaccaactaaaatcaactacttgagcttaactccacataaagctagtccacctcagccaaacgggacatttgctgagtacgttgatgtgtactcacccttacttTCACAAAAcaacaggttgcctttggtgcaatctatgctcaggtaaataaagaagaaggcgtcgaggcggatccccaggagttccaggacttcgatgagttcgagaattaggctagcgacctccagtcagctgcctgtggtgggtttgtttacgttggctacatttcgattctgtgtactttgatttatattatgtaaatgactctagtatttaatattattacttattccTTATtgttatttgaagcattgtgctatgatgagtcatttatgtaatcactgtgtacgtgaatttctgatcctggcactacatggttcgcattcggtttaccttccaaaattgggtgtgacataagtggtattccCGACCACTTCATTGCCAGTTGCCCCAAGAAGGGCAAATCGGAGTCTGGCCCGCGCAACCATCACTCTAGTCGGTGCAAGGGCAAGTACTCCTCCGGCAAGTACAAGTCCAAGGGAGGATTCAACAAGGAGGCGCTCAAGAAGAAGTACCTTCAGAAGGCAAAGATCAAGGAGCGTGTCTTCCTTGCCTCCCTCAGTGACCTCGACCACGACTCCGATGATATTGTATCTTCCTCGAGCGACGAGGAGACTGAGAGGCGAGTCGAGGACAAGCTGAACAGGTTGTGCTTCATCACCGACACCGCAGGAGGCTTCTGCACCATGGCACTTGGTGAGGACGTGGTCGACACCAACGACAATAAAGACATCGGCGATGACACTACTTTTGAGGTACTACCTGCCGCCGACGATCTCGCTGTTGAGATAGAAGAGCTGAACGCTGCTTTGGCTAGTCAGGATAAGTTGCCTAGGCAGGCTTCTCGTGAGAGGAGAGAGTTTAGATCCAAGTATGAGAGCATGCTTAGGGAACTTGAGTCTGCTAGAGCTTCAGTTGAGGTGTCCGACGAGACTGAATGTGATGAGTGCGCTCTACACATGTCGAACATCAACACTTTGCAGACCAAGTACTCCACCTTGCTAGATGAGTGCGATGAGTTGAGATCTAGGTCTATCATGTTGGGTGCGTGTACCGTTTGTCCTGGCTTGCAGTCTGAGCTAGCAGAGAGACACTAGGATAGCTATGCTTGAGAAGGCTAGCTCAGTGAGTGCCCCTGCACCTGCGCAGTGTGCACGTTGTGAGGCTTTGCAATATGCCCTTGAGTCCTGCAGACACGACAAGACAAGAATCGAGGAAGAAAATACATACCTTCGATCTATCTTGAGTTGGGTGTCGTGCAGTGAGACCCAGTTGGGCATGATGGTTAGTCAGTTCAAGAGGGGAGCTGGCGGACTGGGGTTAGGCTTTGCTACTAAGGATGGGAGTGTCGCTCGCTTTGGGAAGGTTGGTGAGTGCAGTGGTTTGACACCTTCAGAGAAACCTTCACCCACTCCCAAGCTTATCAAAACCACCTCTGCTAAGCCTATCACCCCTGTGAGAGATGGTGTGATTGATGAACCTATGAGAGCTCCTCCTCAGAAACAAGTGTGGCTTCAAAAACCTAATCATCTTAGGAACACACTTGACACCCTTCTCGACATCTCTAGTGATCCCCTTCCTAGAGCCCTCAGCCATCCAAAAAGAAAGCCCCCTCCCACAAACAAAATCCACCTAAGAGAGAGGTgaggtgtagcatcccaaaaattcaaatattgaatttttctcaaacttgctctaaattcaaaatgaatttcagatttcatttcaaaatgtttgtttgcgagttgatatcaaaaaataaattatagtggtctatattctctccaaaatcctcctcaaaatatcctacaaatatttcccagtgatcccctcaagttctttccagaaatactgcccagatattttcccaatgatccccctcaaattctttccagaaatactgcccaaatattccaccaataattctccagatattttcctcctcaGAAATACTTTCAGAATcaattttcaagtccctacaaatattttcttcataactttcttaaTGCTCATATGTATacatatgcctccggtgtcatacggtgagctctacaagctaattacactcatataagacaaatccatgctaatctcccactaatcctctcatcctcccactaatcctctcatccctccccctaatcctcccaccatggctataaatagaggggcaagggcctcctctcatcccacccccaagccatttcatggcaactctctccactcccccccccacacgcccactccacctcccacacaagcacacactagcacaaggattgtTCGGTCATTCTTCGATcattcgtccacctgttcttagtttgtttgttcattcgtccgatcgttcgatcgttcgtccgattgttcatggttcgttcgtccaatcgttcgtccgtttgttcatccaaataatctttttcccgccgttatgctgccgaaattccgatcgttcgttcgttcgatcattcgatcgttcatcgttcgttcatagttcctattcatcgttcatcgttcgttcatagtccatattcatcattcttccagataatctttgtcctgccgttatgctgccgaaattccgatcgttcgttcgtccgatcattcgatcgttcatcgttcgttcatagttcctattcatcgttcgatcatcgtcactattcatcgttcgttcatacgaactattcaccatcactattcatcgttactattcaccattggtactattcatcgttactattcatcaacaCCATTCACCATTGTTACTATTCGTCATCGttgctattcatcgatgatatctatggtagctttttcatcgtcactatttatcgttactattcattattactattcatcgatcatccgatcaccccaaatttcaactactcatccatcatactgtccagtccacctaagaccagccagacccatattccagtcatacgaactccagcgactgtgattttccttccagtagggaacttcccatctggtcacccatcccaggtttctccaagttgagcacgcttaactttgagattcttcgaaccaggcttccaaactcatattccaataattcttgtttctaaattcttatcaaactattccctatccaaccatgtcatcccctaagcatggttcatattccagaaaactcccaaaatactcttgtcccatattttgcctataactctcctgttcatactaagtcagacgattcattcatcactattctcaccaacagtgaacttcactgtgctacacgcctacaccacatacacccagctataaatacacccagctaccctctccctctccaaacACACTCagcaccctcagccaaggaaaacaacccatccactcagttactccgctctgccggctacacgcatagtgtcgcttcgcctccaatctagcctcctggtaagcacctctgcTCCGCCACcaataatatcacaacaccacatgacacagattctgctcaagactctggccatccatatat
This genomic window contains:
- the LOC111591162 gene encoding zinc finger MYM-type protein 1-like, translated to MRRFLVDRSLLSEPQGQGAAQPNPPQAQSRGGSEINLDEIVSDPALRKPIHEYAPEIRDQIKRAYILKGPTQPIVNFPKKKFGDSSRAFQQAWYKKFDWLEYSVSKDAAFCFYCFLFKEPGRAEFHGFDVFNKLGFNNWKMAYKSLPEHVGGINSGHNKCVEQCDDFKNQRQSISSKLSSATREAEELYQTRLTSSLECLMFLIGQGMAFRGHDESSSSLNKGNFLEMIDWYKEHNESVRHAFNRGGLNCQMISPKIQKDLARCCAEEVTDVIMGELGDRHFSILIDESRDISVKEQMAVMLRYVNNQGKVVERFLALQHVIDTTSESLKVSLLALLDKYNLSISKIRGQGYDGASNMRGEFNVLQRKILEENPYATYVHCFAHQLQLVVVSVASCCSSIRDFFDYVSLIVTTASTSCKRREALVEHHHERLLLLLDSGEVSTGRGQLQETNLTRPGDTRWGSHQKTLLRIELMWDSVIEVLGIVERDGRISSAAGGLIEKMENFKFVFILKLMGNLFSITNDLSQVLQRKDINIIHAIDLVDDVKYQLIALRDHGWEDFLDEVKKFCEAKCVPVPNMDDEIPCRSRSRRERIMITNLHHYRVELFYVTIDQIIVDMNHRFNEATTEILTCFSCLDPKNNFPKFDTNKLFRLAEIYDADFSNSDRALIRGQLETYILQVRRHAAFASCKDVASLAMKMVETGKHLVFPLVYKLIELVLILPVSTASVERSFSAMKIIKSKLRNKIGDEWFNHLMVCYTEREIFKGLNDDTIMRRFQNIKTRKMNLPRHRNYCPKKGKSESGPRNHHSSRCKGKYSSGKYKSKGGFNKEALKKKYLQKAKIKERVFLASLSDLDHDSDDIVSSSSDEETERRVEDKLNRLCFITDTAGGFCTMALGEDVVDTNDNKDIGDDTTFEVLPAADDLAVEIEELNAALASQDKLPRQASRERREFRSKYESMLRELESARASVEVSDETECDECALHMSNINTLQTNLS